The following proteins come from a genomic window of Phnomibacter ginsenosidimutans:
- a CDS encoding endonuclease/exonuclease/phosphatase family protein: MSKRFFISSNLLVSVLFLLACLQPWLNPESFWLISFLSLTIPYLCVLLLLFVVFWFFFKIKYTLISIITLLLGWQQLSVLVATHNPDFSKRKPANTQQLRIFTWNVKAMKGNGAQDPKTLRETTRNMYALIKAYRADVVCFQEFGQFDKPHEGHDNIQWMKELGFPYYVMSKDYSRVAWKYTSGVAIFSRYPIVFKKRVPFTSSPESLLFADIAWKKDTIRIFTSHLQSFKLLGNDFAHLEQAAGNNSEELVEASSNIFQKMKRAFRNRGAQADQIRPVLDSSHYPAIFCGDVNDVPGSYAYWQLRGSNWQDAFLKKGFGIGRTYMGLVPTLRIDYIFANPKWEVTQCATIPSNYSDHLPVVADLQLLK; the protein is encoded by the coding sequence ATGAGCAAACGTTTTTTCATCAGCAGCAATCTGCTGGTGAGTGTGCTTTTTTTGCTGGCCTGTTTGCAGCCATGGCTCAATCCGGAAAGCTTTTGGCTCATCAGTTTTCTGAGTCTCACCATTCCTTACCTCTGCGTTTTGTTGTTGCTGTTTGTTGTGTTTTGGTTTTTTTTCAAAATCAAATACACTCTTATTTCCATCATCACATTGCTACTGGGCTGGCAGCAACTGAGTGTGCTGGTAGCTACGCACAACCCCGACTTTAGCAAACGCAAACCCGCCAATACCCAGCAGCTCCGCATTTTTACCTGGAATGTAAAAGCCATGAAAGGCAACGGGGCACAAGACCCCAAAACCCTGCGGGAAACCACCCGCAACATGTATGCCCTCATCAAAGCCTACCGGGCCGATGTGGTGTGCTTTCAGGAGTTTGGCCAGTTTGACAAACCCCACGAAGGACACGACAATATTCAATGGATGAAGGAGCTCGGCTTTCCGTACTATGTGATGTCGAAAGACTACTCACGGGTAGCGTGGAAGTACACCAGCGGTGTGGCTATTTTTTCCCGCTATCCTATTGTGTTCAAAAAGCGGGTGCCGTTTACTTCCAGCCCCGAAAGCCTGTTGTTTGCCGACATTGCCTGGAAAAAAGATACTATTCGCATTTTTACGTCGCACCTGCAATCGTTTAAACTGCTGGGCAACGATTTTGCGCATTTGGAACAAGCCGCAGGCAACAACAGTGAGGAACTCGTAGAAGCATCGAGCAATATTTTTCAGAAAATGAAACGGGCCTTTCGCAACCGCGGTGCCCAGGCCGATCAGATACGGCCCGTACTCGATAGCAGCCACTACCCCGCTATTTTTTGTGGCGATGTAAATGATGTGCCGGGCAGCTATGCCTACTGGCAGCTTCGCGGCAGCAACTGGCAAGATGCTTTTTTGAAAAAAGGATTTGGCATTGGCCGTACTTACATGGGTTTGGTGCCTACGTTGCGCATCGACTACATATTTGCCAACCCCAAATGGGAAGTAACGCAATGCGCCACGATACCCTCTAACTACAGCGACCACCTGCCTGTGGTGGCCGACCTGCAGCTGCTGAAATAA
- a CDS encoding endonuclease/exonuclease/phosphatase family protein, whose protein sequence is MQQHPTQNSPWFIRLLAWPALLLYTVSLLLYSKPPANWWPMGIIGIGWPYLWFAFAALLLLLYRYRFAYRKFWLYSWCMGIIVMSNMWAVHPFAKKWTPQKAAGSLRIMQWNCEQLSGIDTFYHPLLPGRKEAEAFIRNANPDIIVMQDFQDYKSDALHSNIAFFRDTLGYAFMHFAPYFKDVKPWGEVEEGVVIFSKQPFLRSGKVQYPQREYAPYIAWADVLYNNKPVRIATTHFISMHLNLGVMPADTFGFILQQDTSVLVTGSKLKKLRYYQAYHTTQAQTLRAFVDTCTVPVVLGADLNSVPTSYVYRKVKGPLQDAFLETGFGWGKTYRKSNLPNLRIDYLLHHPQLQVLQMHSPTLRISDHKPLLADFRWL, encoded by the coding sequence CGGCGTTGCTGCTGTATACAGTAAGCCTGTTGCTGTACAGCAAACCGCCAGCCAATTGGTGGCCAATGGGCATTATCGGCATTGGCTGGCCATATTTATGGTTTGCTTTTGCTGCATTGCTACTGCTCTTGTACCGCTATCGTTTTGCTTACCGCAAGTTTTGGTTGTACAGTTGGTGCATGGGTATCATAGTCATGAGTAACATGTGGGCCGTGCATCCTTTTGCCAAAAAATGGACACCCCAAAAAGCCGCTGGTTCGCTCCGCATTATGCAATGGAATTGTGAGCAGTTATCCGGCATCGATACTTTTTATCACCCTTTATTGCCCGGCAGAAAAGAAGCCGAAGCGTTCATCAGAAATGCCAATCCTGACATTATTGTTATGCAAGATTTTCAGGATTACAAAAGTGACGCCTTGCATTCCAACATTGCTTTCTTCCGCGATACACTGGGTTATGCATTCATGCATTTTGCCCCTTATTTTAAAGACGTGAAACCTTGGGGAGAGGTAGAAGAAGGTGTAGTCATTTTTTCCAAACAACCTTTTTTGCGCAGCGGAAAAGTACAATACCCGCAAAGAGAGTATGCACCGTACATTGCCTGGGCCGATGTGCTGTACAACAACAAACCGGTGCGCATTGCCACCACTCATTTTATCAGCATGCACTTAAACCTGGGGGTGATGCCTGCCGATACCTTCGGTTTTATTTTACAACAGGATACCAGCGTACTCGTTACAGGAAGCAAGCTCAAAAAGCTGCGCTATTATCAGGCCTATCACACTACCCAGGCGCAAACACTGCGGGCATTTGTAGATACCTGCACGGTGCCGGTAGTACTTGGCGCTGATTTGAATTCTGTTCCGACGTCGTATGTATACCGCAAGGTAAAAGGCCCGCTGCAGGATGCATTTCTGGAAACCGGATTTGGCTGGGGTAAAACCTACCGCAAATCAAACCTGCCCAACCTGCGGATTGATTACCTGCTGCACCACCCCCAACTGCAAGTGCTGCAAATGCACAGTCCCACACTTCGCATCAGCGATCACAAACCCTTGCTGGCAGATTTCAGATGGCTATAA